Proteins from one Oscillatoria nigro-viridis PCC 7112 genomic window:
- a CDS encoding carbohydrate ABC transporter permease, translating into MGKSFDRSQALELLSFILLLAGAALVLLPLAAVFLVSLSPSGVGVNATELTFANYQEAWRRGNFLLAFVNSTLVAIAVTAFQVVTSALAGYALARLKFRGRQAIVLGVLATLVIPFQLLVVPIFLVLKWGHLLNTYGALILPTAANGFGIFLLRQYFMTVPVELEEAAMLDGANRWQVLWQVMFPLARPALVTLFLFTFIGEWNDLFKPLVFTTRPELRTVQLVLAEFQEQFTSSWQLLMAAVVIGTVPVVLLFLAGQRQFIRGIAATGIKN; encoded by the coding sequence ATGGGTAAATCATTTGACAGGTCTCAAGCGCTGGAACTGCTGAGTTTTATTTTGTTGCTGGCGGGTGCTGCGCTGGTGCTGCTGCCGCTGGCTGCTGTATTTTTGGTTTCTCTATCACCATCTGGTGTCGGTGTCAATGCCACAGAGCTGACTTTTGCGAACTATCAGGAGGCTTGGCGGCGGGGCAATTTTTTGTTGGCATTTGTTAATTCTACTCTAGTGGCGATCGCAGTAACTGCTTTTCAGGTTGTAACTTCTGCTTTGGCCGGTTACGCCTTGGCCAGGCTGAAGTTTCGGGGGCGACAGGCGATTGTGTTGGGTGTTTTGGCGACGCTGGTAATTCCGTTTCAGCTTTTGGTGGTTCCGATTTTCTTGGTTTTGAAGTGGGGCCACCTGCTGAATACCTACGGGGCGCTGATTTTGCCGACGGCGGCTAACGGTTTTGGGATATTTCTGCTGCGCCAGTATTTTATGACTGTTCCGGTGGAGTTGGAGGAGGCGGCAATGCTGGATGGGGCTAACCGCTGGCAGGTTTTGTGGCAGGTGATGTTTCCTTTGGCCCGCCCTGCTTTGGTGACGCTGTTTTTGTTTACCTTTATCGGGGAGTGGAACGATTTGTTTAAGCCGCTGGTGTTTACGACGCGGCCGGAGTTGCGGACTGTGCAGTTGGTTTTGGCTGAGTTTCAGGAACAGTTTACTAGCAGTTGGCAGTTGTTGATGGCGGCGGTGGTAATTGGAACAGTGCCGGTGGTGTTGCTGTTTTTGGCCGGTCAGCGGCAGTTTATTCGGGGGATTGCGGCGACGGGGATTAAGAATTGA
- a CDS encoding efflux RND transporter permease subunit: MFADFFIKRPVFASVCALIIILVGAISIPTLPIERFPDISPTQINVTANYSGASAEIVENAVTNILERQINGVEGLKYLTSSSSNDGTSTITATFDSSRNKDIAGVDVQNRVAVAQPQLPDAVQRTGVRVTKQSTSLLLAIGLFTENKEYDTIFLSNYADLYLADALKRVKGVGDVRIFGERRYAMRLWIDPNKLAARRLTMQDVTRALNEQNLQVGAGRVGQEPAPQGQMYQIDLRAESRLKEPAEFEELVLKTETNGTLVKLKDVGRAELGAENYSSFLRFRGNDAVGLGIYQLPGSNALNVAHAVKTEMEKLAVAFPPGLQHRVALDTTLFVEESMAEVVKTLFEAVLLVVIVIFVFLQDWRTTIIPTVTIPISLIGTFAFIKVFGFTINSLSLFGLTLATGLVVDDAIIVVENIDRLIRQGMNARQAAFESMRELFSAVIATSLVLMAVFVPVAFFPGTTGALYKQFALTIAFSVALSTFIAITLTPSLSAILLRRGPKFGGPLGWVFDRVNEVLNWVQRQYRKSLIFLTGIKTIVTLAFIASLGVTAWLYLSVPTAFIPEEDQGYFLTIIQGPQGVSLQYTQKVMDRVEQEILKLPEVVGTFSVGGFGFSGSTSNQGIIFTTLKGWKERHGEDQTVQAIIGKLRGKFFSIPEARIFPVNPPAIQGLGQFGGFQFQLQDRKGNSGLDALVQTMGEILKQANQTPGLQAVFSTFAANTPQLIVEVDRNRAKALDIPINDVFSTLQTALGAQYVNDFNLQQRNYRVYVQADKQFRDNPEDIGKLYVRSGKNEMIPLSNLVKITPVVGAQTVNHYNLYRSIEITGSPAPGASSGQALKSMEKVSAQVLPSGFGYEWSGSSLEEIESGGQAPIIFGLGLIFVFLVLAAQYENYVDPFIILLSVPLAILGALLAQSLRGLANDVYCQIGLVMLIGLASKNAILIVEFANQLRERGYPIAKAAVEASQERLRPILMTSLSFILGIAPLVNPEGAGAASRRSLGNAIAGGMVVSTVLSLFIVPVLYVVVVSARDRFKKRDRVDNLPDEDGTILNGKTAPHEEIERDKVSPL; encoded by the coding sequence ATGTTTGCAGATTTCTTTATTAAACGACCAGTCTTCGCTAGCGTCTGCGCCTTAATTATTATCTTGGTAGGCGCAATTAGCATTCCGACGCTGCCGATCGAGCGCTTCCCCGACATCAGCCCTACCCAAATTAACGTCACAGCTAACTATAGCGGGGCGAGTGCTGAAATTGTCGAAAATGCAGTTACCAACATCCTCGAAAGGCAAATCAACGGCGTTGAAGGACTAAAATATCTAACTTCCAGTAGTAGTAACGATGGCACCAGCACCATTACAGCTACCTTTGATTCATCGCGCAACAAAGACATTGCCGGCGTCGATGTCCAAAATCGAGTTGCAGTTGCTCAGCCACAACTACCAGATGCCGTACAGCGCACAGGAGTTAGAGTTACAAAACAATCTACAAGTCTCCTATTAGCGATCGGCTTATTTACCGAAAATAAAGAATACGACACCATATTTTTAAGCAACTACGCTGACCTATATTTGGCCGATGCCTTAAAACGGGTAAAAGGCGTGGGCGACGTGCGAATTTTTGGGGAAAGACGCTATGCAATGCGTTTATGGATAGATCCCAATAAATTAGCAGCTCGCCGTCTCACAATGCAAGATGTAACGAGGGCTCTCAACGAACAAAACTTGCAAGTTGGTGCTGGGAGAGTTGGTCAAGAACCTGCCCCACAGGGACAAATGTATCAAATTGACTTGCGTGCTGAAAGTCGCCTCAAAGAACCAGCAGAATTTGAAGAACTCGTCCTCAAAACAGAGACAAATGGAACTTTAGTTAAATTAAAAGATGTGGGGAGAGCCGAACTAGGGGCAGAGAATTACAGCTCATTTCTGCGATTTCGAGGCAATGATGCAGTAGGTTTAGGGATTTACCAACTGCCGGGAAGTAATGCTTTGAATGTTGCCCATGCCGTCAAAACAGAAATGGAAAAACTAGCTGTTGCTTTCCCTCCGGGGTTGCAACATAGAGTAGCGCTGGACACGACTTTGTTTGTAGAAGAGTCGATGGCAGAAGTAGTCAAGACATTATTTGAAGCAGTCTTGCTAGTGGTGATAGTGATTTTTGTTTTCTTGCAAGACTGGCGCACAACTATTATTCCTACCGTCACTATTCCAATTTCTTTGATTGGGACGTTTGCCTTTATCAAAGTTTTTGGATTTACGATTAACAGTTTATCTCTGTTTGGTCTGACATTAGCGACGGGATTAGTGGTAGATGACGCTATCATTGTAGTAGAAAATATTGACCGCCTGATCCGCCAAGGAATGAACGCCCGCCAAGCGGCTTTTGAGTCAATGCGCGAGCTTTTTAGCGCTGTAATTGCGACTTCTTTAGTGTTGATGGCAGTGTTCGTGCCAGTGGCATTTTTTCCCGGAACTACGGGAGCGCTTTATAAACAATTTGCGCTGACAATTGCTTTTTCTGTAGCCCTTTCTACCTTTATTGCTATTACTCTCACGCCCTCACTTTCAGCTATATTACTGCGCCGAGGCCCGAAGTTTGGGGGCCCGCTGGGTTGGGTGTTTGACCGGGTTAATGAAGTTCTCAATTGGGTACAGCGGCAATATCGGAAATCCTTAATATTTCTCACAGGAATTAAGACTATTGTCACCCTCGCGTTCATCGCTTCTCTGGGAGTAACAGCTTGGCTTTATTTATCAGTACCCACAGCATTTATCCCGGAAGAAGACCAGGGCTATTTTCTGACAATTATTCAAGGGCCCCAAGGTGTTTCGCTGCAATACACTCAGAAAGTAATGGATCGAGTAGAACAAGAAATCCTCAAACTTCCTGAAGTTGTCGGGACTTTTTCAGTGGGTGGATTTGGTTTTAGCGGTAGCACTTCTAATCAAGGCATTATATTTACTACACTTAAAGGCTGGAAAGAACGTCACGGAGAAGATCAAACTGTACAAGCGATTATTGGTAAGTTGCGGGGTAAGTTTTTCTCGATTCCAGAAGCGAGAATTTTCCCAGTGAATCCGCCTGCTATTCAAGGTTTAGGTCAATTTGGGGGTTTCCAATTTCAATTGCAAGACCGCAAAGGCAACAGCGGTTTAGATGCTTTAGTCCAGACTATGGGCGAGATTTTAAAGCAGGCTAATCAGACACCCGGATTGCAAGCGGTATTTAGTACGTTTGCTGCGAATACGCCTCAGTTAATTGTGGAGGTTGACCGCAATCGAGCTAAGGCTCTAGATATCCCCATCAATGATGTTTTCAGTACGTTACAAACGGCTCTGGGCGCTCAGTATGTGAACGATTTTAACCTGCAGCAGCGCAATTATCGGGTGTATGTTCAGGCGGACAAACAGTTTCGCGATAACCCTGAAGATATTGGGAAATTGTATGTGCGTTCTGGAAAGAATGAAATGATTCCTTTGAGCAATTTGGTGAAGATAACTCCGGTGGTGGGGGCACAAACTGTTAACCACTACAATTTATATAGGTCAATTGAAATTACTGGCTCTCCGGCTCCGGGAGCGAGTTCTGGACAGGCTCTAAAATCGATGGAAAAGGTGTCGGCTCAAGTTTTGCCCTCGGGTTTTGGCTATGAATGGTCGGGGAGTTCTTTAGAAGAAATTGAGTCGGGGGGTCAAGCACCGATTATTTTCGGTTTGGGGCTGATTTTTGTGTTCTTGGTGTTGGCGGCGCAGTATGAAAATTATGTCGATCCTTTCATTATTTTGCTATCGGTACCTCTGGCGATTTTAGGTGCGCTTTTAGCTCAGTCGTTGCGGGGTTTGGCTAATGATGTTTATTGCCAGATTGGTTTGGTGATGTTGATTGGATTGGCTAGTAAAAATGCGATTTTAATCGTGGAGTTTGCGAACCAGTTACGGGAGCGGGGATATCCAATTGCTAAGGCGGCAGTTGAGGCTTCTCAAGAGCGTTTGCGACCGATTTTGATGACTTCTTTATCATTCATTTTGGGTATTGCTCCTCTGGTTAACCCGGAGGGTGCGGGTGCAGCCAGCCGCCGATCGCTAGGAAATGCGATCGCCGGAGGGATGGTTGTTTCTACTGTCTTGAGTTTGTTTATAGTGCCGGTTCTGTATGTGGTGGTTGTCTCGGCTCGCGATCGCTTTAAGAAGCGCGATCGTGTAGACAATCTGCCCGACGAGGATGGCACAATTTTGAACGGGAAAACGGCTCCCCACGAGGAGATTGAACGCGATAAAGTATCGCCGCTGTAG
- a CDS encoding transporter suffix domain-containing protein: MQKLGLFLFVLSFLPWLAVLFVVPFLPLDITQKTTLSVVLAVGAEVCFWISVVLLGKEVVTKYRRYLHPRYLWKKLRNFNRR, translated from the coding sequence ATGCAAAAACTCGGTTTATTTTTATTTGTCCTATCTTTTCTACCGTGGTTGGCAGTCTTATTTGTTGTGCCATTCCTGCCGCTGGACATTACCCAAAAAACTACTTTATCTGTCGTTCTGGCTGTTGGGGCGGAAGTTTGTTTTTGGATTAGCGTAGTGCTGTTGGGGAAAGAAGTAGTTACCAAATATCGGCGTTATTTGCATCCCCGATATCTTTGGAAAAAACTTAGAAATTTTAACCGCAGATGA
- a CDS encoding efflux RND transporter periplasmic adaptor subunit, giving the protein MSYSKSPESVVEAEEQKSPTPQLHPRDADSDRPQDSATVVDRPEAVAKPELHPTDADSDRPQDFPPIADRPQPGKPRSRWPLIAALAIATGAAGFGWYSWQSGQNRAQQPAAAAQPKGIPVKLAAVQTSSVQDASEFVSSLEAKRSVEIKPEAEGLVTEIFVKSGDFINKGQAIARIKSDSAQADLRQSQANLIRAQSHLAELQAGTRPEEIAQAQAQVAQAQANLAQLRSGSRPEEIGQAQARVSQAEADLADAQTGSLLEEIAQARAQIEASTAEAKLASQQLARYQALAKEGAESANTLEEYTQKAGTAKANLREAQRRFEQRQKNRQAEIERRTAALQQQRQALRQLQNGSRPEEIAKAEAEVAQAKSRLAQLANGTRQEQLDQAQAQVAEAAAQVRGFEVQLQETAVIAPFAGVIGDIPVKVGDYLKKGDAIATLTENQVLDLRLSIPLERQPQLRLGLPVQMLDAQGKAIAQGQISFISPNVSANSQTILAKATFPNPSGELLNLQFVKAKVIWKQNPGILVPVTAVTRLGGETFVFTAQKPEQPKPGMPPLVARQKSVKLGAIEGNNYQVIEGLKAGEKIVTAGILNLTDGVPIMAQEEGQGAGKKSPVESKK; this is encoded by the coding sequence ATGAGTTATTCTAAATCCCCAGAATCCGTCGTTGAAGCTGAAGAGCAAAAATCTCCCACACCGCAACTGCACCCAAGGGATGCAGACAGCGATCGACCGCAGGATTCTGCTACCGTTGTCGATCGCCCCGAAGCTGTTGCTAAACCGGAACTGCACCCAACCGATGCAGACAGCGATCGACCGCAGGATTTTCCGCCTATTGCCGATCGCCCCCAGCCTGGTAAACCGCGATCGCGCTGGCCCCTAATTGCCGCGCTCGCGATCGCCACAGGCGCAGCAGGTTTCGGCTGGTACTCGTGGCAATCGGGTCAGAATCGCGCACAGCAACCGGCAGCAGCAGCCCAACCCAAAGGCATACCAGTCAAGCTCGCAGCCGTACAAACCAGCTCAGTCCAAGATGCCTCGGAATTTGTCAGCAGCTTAGAGGCCAAGCGTTCGGTAGAAATCAAACCCGAAGCAGAAGGGCTAGTCACCGAGATTTTTGTCAAATCCGGGGACTTCATAAACAAAGGGCAAGCCATCGCCAGGATAAAAAGCGACAGCGCCCAAGCTGACTTGAGGCAATCTCAAGCCAACCTGATCCGCGCTCAATCCCACTTAGCCGAATTGCAAGCAGGAACCAGGCCCGAAGAAATCGCCCAAGCTCAAGCCCAAGTCGCCCAAGCCCAAGCCAACCTCGCCCAACTGCGATCGGGCTCTCGGCCAGAAGAAATTGGTCAAGCCCAAGCCCGCGTTAGCCAAGCTGAAGCTGACCTCGCCGATGCCCAAACAGGTAGCCTCTTAGAAGAAATCGCCCAAGCCAGAGCGCAAATAGAAGCAAGCACAGCCGAAGCAAAGTTAGCCAGCCAGCAGCTTGCCAGATATCAGGCATTGGCAAAAGAAGGCGCAGAATCCGCCAACACCCTAGAGGAATACACCCAAAAAGCAGGTACCGCCAAAGCCAACCTCCGAGAAGCTCAAAGGCGGTTCGAGCAGCGGCAAAAGAACAGACAAGCCGAGATCGAGCGACGGACAGCAGCTTTGCAACAGCAGCGGCAAGCTTTGCGGCAATTGCAAAACGGTTCGCGCCCAGAGGAAATAGCCAAAGCCGAAGCAGAAGTCGCACAAGCCAAGAGCAGATTAGCGCAGTTAGCCAACGGTACGCGCCAAGAACAGCTCGATCAAGCCCAAGCGCAAGTTGCCGAGGCCGCCGCTCAAGTGCGCGGCTTTGAAGTACAACTGCAAGAAACTGCGGTCATCGCGCCCTTCGCGGGAGTCATCGGCGACATACCAGTGAAAGTAGGTGATTACTTGAAAAAAGGTGATGCGATCGCCACCCTGACTGAGAACCAAGTGCTAGACTTGCGGTTATCAATTCCTTTGGAACGGCAGCCTCAATTACGCTTAGGGCTGCCAGTACAAATGCTCGACGCTCAAGGTAAGGCGATCGCCCAAGGTCAAATCAGTTTTATCTCCCCCAACGTCAGCGCCAATTCCCAAACAATTTTAGCTAAAGCCACATTTCCCAACCCCAGCGGCGAACTGCTTAATCTCCAGTTTGTAAAAGCTAAAGTCATCTGGAAACAGAACCCCGGAATTTTAGTTCCAGTAACAGCAGTCACTCGCTTAGGTGGCGAAACTTTTGTCTTCACAGCTCAAAAGCCAGAACAGCCAAAACCTGGGATGCCACCTTTAGTAGCGCGGCAAAAGTCCGTGAAATTGGGAGCCATTGAGGGGAATAATTATCAAGTTATCGAAGGTTTGAAAGCAGGCGAAAAAATTGTTACCGCAGGCATCCTTAACCTTACAGACGGTGTTCCCATTATGGCTCAAGAGGAAGGGCAAGGAGCAGGTAAAAAATCACCAGTAGAAAGCAAAAAATAA